A genomic stretch from Anopheles nili chromosome X, idAnoNiliSN_F5_01, whole genome shotgun sequence includes:
- the LOC128729325 gene encoding ephrin type-A receptor 3 encodes MERFLSLLLLCYALHQRFDGVVSDQVVLLDTTKEATLEWTRYPYGPQAQTPGWVEESFTNFVKGINWRSYVVCDVAYNNVNNWLWSPFIDRGPANRLYIEIHFTIRDCSLFPGNALSCKETFSLLFYEFDAATREPPPWQPESYKLIGRIAAGEGRFNQNSDVDINVEVKSIAVTKKGVYFAFRDQGACISVLAVKVYYITCPAVTVNFAHFNETPTGREVTIIEQQMGVCVENAEAYEPPTYLCKGDGKWTILTGGCRCKVGYEPDAEKQTCNVCPVGKFRSVEVRTCTICPLNSKTNKVGSPFCPCLSGHYRHPRDGKHMPCYKPPGPPTNLTLLFIDQTSAILSWNAPQRAADEQLDSKYRSDIVFRVRCAACTSNVVFNPSSETFNDTKLTLTNLEPVTTYTVQVHSQHGVSYPIVGPDGAGPLGAAGYENGSTAVSGGYHPTEPPMVVVNVRSGSAAGSSSDLDDIKTEFAEITFTTESAILSTVFNVKVVQITNKEVDLVWDKPIHSDSPIEYYEVRWFPKSEVDAMNKSVLSTKESKVHIGELLENTEYGFQVRCKTLNGWGTFSNIVYAQTHQSVSPVYDDSFQMRIVAGTTVTVVFILVLVIVITVVFLRSKNHDEIDKKTNNHLPLPLDYASNEVHAMDTTPIVKTMKSNVTTPLFGTSRSYVDPHTYEDPNQAIREFAREIDASYITIEAIIGGGEFGDVCRGRLKVPPNFVQEIDVAIKTLKPGSSEKARCDFLTEASIMGQFEHPNVIFLQGVVTRSNPVMIITEYMENGSLDTFLRANDGKFQTIQLIGMLRGIAAGMTYLSDMNYVHRDLAARNVLVNSLLVCKIADFGLSREIENASDAYTTRGGKIPVRWTAPEAIAFRKFTSASDVWSYGVVLWEVMSFGERPYWNWSNQDVIKSIEKGYRLPAPMDCPEALYQLMLDCWQKQRTHRPTFASITQTLDNLARQPQVLLTTRNSPDNPVARMGSAGINDDLTQDMLAATGGGVVGVVGGSSQQQQQQQRAAMMMGGGSGTSERVLNNASSMANVPGAMGTLGSTVGGLSNTGTMSGTGNPGIFISTDLWLEAIKMSRYSQHFKEAGLVTAQQLSRLTAQQLSDMGITLVGHQKKILHQARQIDTII; translated from the exons tCGTATTGCTGGACACCACGAAGGAGGCGACGCTGGAGTGGACCCGATACCCTTATGGACCGCAGGCGCAAACGCCCGGC TGGGTAGAGGAGTCATTCACCAACTTCGTGAAGGGCATCAACTGGCGCAGCTACGTGGTGTGTGATGTCGCATACAACAACGTTAACAACTGGCTGTGGTCACCGTTCATCGACCGCGGTCCCGCAAATCGCCTTTACATCGAGATCCACTTCACGATCCGTGACTGTTCGCTGTTCCCGGGCAATGCGCTCTCGTGTAAGGAAACGTTCAGCCTGCTGTTCTACGAGTTCGATGCGGCTACTCGCGAGCCACCACCGTGGCAACCTGAGAGCTACAAGCTGATCGGGCGTATCGCGGCCGGCGAGGGTCGCTTCAACCAGAACTCGGACGTGGACATTAACGTCGAGGTTAAGAGCATCGCCGTTACGAAGAAGGGCGTGTATTTCGCGTTCCGTGATCAGGGCGCCTGCATCAGCGTGCTGGCGGTGAAGGTGTACTACATCACCTGCCCGGCAGTTACTGTCAACTTCGCGCACTTTAACGAAACACCGACTGGGCGCGAGGTGACCATCATCGAGCAGCAgatgggcgtgtgtgtggagaACGCTGAGGCGTATGAACCTCCGACTTACCTCTGCAAGGGTGACGGCAAGTGGACGATCCTAACGGGTGGATGTCGGTGTAAGGTCGGGTACGAACCGGATGCGGAGAAGCAGACATGTAACGTCTGCCCAGTGGGCAAGTTCCGGTCGGTTGAAGTACGCACCTGCACGATCTGTCCGCTTAATTCTAAGACCAACAAGGTCGGATCGCCATTCTGTCCGTGCCTGAGCGGACACTATCGACATCCGCGTGATGGCAAACACATGCCGTGTTATAAGCCGCCAGGACCACCGACGAATCTGACGTTGCTGTTCATCGACCAGACAAGCGCGATCCTTTCGTGGAACGCACCCCAGCGAGCCGCAGATGAGCAGCTCGATAGCAAGTACCGCAGTGACATCGTGTTCCGTGTGCGGTGTGCTGCCTGCACGTCAAACGTTGTGTTTAACCCGTCCAGTGAGACGTTTAACGACACCAAGCTTACACTGACAAATCTCGAACCGGTCACCACGTACACGGTGCAGGTACACTCGCAACACGGTGTTTCGTATCCCATCGTAGGACCGGATGGTGCGGGACCTCTTGGGGCGGCCGGTTACGAAAATGGTAGTACGGCAGTGAGCGGTGGCTATCACCCTACCGAaccaccgatggtggtggtgaatgtGCGGTCTGGATCCGCGGCTGGATCATCATCCGATCTGGACGACATTAAGACGGAGTTTGCTGAGATCACGTTCACCACCGAGTCGGCCATCTTGAGCACGGTGTTTAACGTGAA AGTGGTGCAGATCACGAACAAGGAAGTCGATCTGGTGTGGGATAAGCCGATCCACAGCGACTCACCGATCGAGTACTACGAGGTGCGGTGGTTCCCGAAATCTGAGGTGGACGCCATGAACAAGTCCGTGCTGAGCACGAAGGAATCGAAGGTACACATCGGTGAGCTGCTGGAGAACACTGAGTACGGCTTCCAGGTGCGCTGCAAGACGCTCAATGGCTGGGGCACCTTCAGCAACATCGTCTACGCTCAGACGCATCAAAGTGTCAGTCCAG TGTACGACGACTCCTTCCAGATGCGCATCGTAGCCGGTACTACTGTTACCGTCGTGTTCATCCTGGTACTGG TGATTGTCATCACAGTGGTGTTCCTGCGATCGAAAAATCATGACGAGATTGATAAGAAAACGAACAACCATTTACCACTGCCGCTGGATTACGCCAGCAACGAAG TTCACGCAATGGACACGACCCCGATAGTCAAAACGATGAAAAGCAATG TGACCACGCCGCTGTTTGGCACCAGCCGGAGCTACGTCGATCCGCACACGTACGAGGATCCGAATCAAGCGATCCGTGAGTTCGCCCGGGAGATCGACGCCAGTTACATCACGATCGAGGCCATTATTG GTGGCGGTGAGTTCGGGGACGTTTGCCGCGGCCGGTTGAAAGTACCCCCGAACTTCGTGCAGGAGATAGATGTCGCGATCAAGACGCTCAAGCCGGGTTCGTCCGAGAAAGCCCGGTGTGACTTTCTCACGGAAGCCTCCATCATGGGACAGTTCGAGCACCCGAACGTCATCTTCCTGCAGGGTGTGGTGACACGCTCGAACCCAGTCATGATCATCACCGAGTACATGGAGAACGGCAGTCTCGACACGTTCCTGCGTGCGAACGACGGCAAGTTCCAGACGATTCAGCTGATTGGGATGCTGCGGGGAATCGCCGCCGGCATGACCTATCTGAGCGACATGAACTACGTCCATCGGGATCTTGCAGCCCGCAACGTGCTGGTCAACTCGCTGCTGGTGTGCAAAATCGCCGACTTTGGGTTATCGCGTGAGATCGAGAACGCAAGCGATGCTTACACGACGCGG gGAGGAAAGATCCCGGTGCGCTGGACCGCTCCGGAAGCGATCGCGTTCCGTAAGTTCACGTCCGCCTCGGACGTGTGGTCGTACGGAGTGGTGCTGTGGGAAGTGATGTCGTTCGGCGAGCGACCGTACTGGAACTGGTCCAACCAGGATGTGATCAAGAGCATCGAGAAGGGTTACCGGCTGCCGGCACCAATGGATTGTCCGGAAGCGCTGTACCAGCTGATGCTCGACTGTTGGCAAAAGCAGCGCACGCACCGGCCAACGTTCGCCAGCATCACGCAAACGCTCGATAACTTGGCGCGGCAACCGCAGGTTTTGCTAACCACACGCAACTCACCCGACAATCCGGTGGCCCGTATGGGCTCTGCCGGTATCAACGATGACCTCACGCAGGATATGCTTGCGgcgaccggtggtggtgtcgtTGGCGTTGTTGGTGGCagctcccagcagcagcagcagcaacagcgagccgcgatgatgatgggagGTGGCAGCGGAACGAGCGAACGTGTCCTGAACAACGCTAGCAGTATGGCGAACGTACCGGGAGCGATGGGAACTCTCGGTTCGACTGTGGGCGGGTTAAGCAACACCGGCACGATGTCTGGAACGGGTAATCCCGGTATCTTCATCAGCACCGATCTGTGGTTGGAGGCTATCAAGATGTCACGCTACTCACAGCACTTCAAGGAGGCTGGTCTCGTGACGGCACAACAG CTCTCGCGGCTAACTGCTCAACAGCTCTCGGACATGGGCATCACCCTGGTAGGCCACCAGAAGAAGATACTTCACCAGGCCCGACAGATCGATACCATCATCTAA